A single genomic interval of Xyrauchen texanus isolate HMW12.3.18 chromosome 8, RBS_HiC_50CHRs, whole genome shotgun sequence harbors:
- the LOC127647568 gene encoding interferon-induced very large GTPase 1-like isoform X2, with protein MICKRLHFKVGILEELSIYCARLNQNKGKSILEKTVKKQLFHTFHKLKTADVLQLSAHSLESHEFCAEEELAQTFLQKLLMINYRARHIKTKEANGRQVRQQRDNGLFEDEGVADIFREMSLSNEEINRKDAVHPMDVQMAVFHCADGFLKQLMVTKLSQCQYALPLLVPDPLTQHIDFPLWTFRQINKSWKMKNTNNEIISKVQSVCKAQTPMVCFFRFGSVSSSKSQLMNSLINEKHNTFFHRNCPGSSRTRVLMDGVVEIAWYCPSGKNMDKFNDCVAFCNLHGDAGDNEKQLQILMEMSSVNVAILPKIDRNDRNATKIQNLYCDKKPTIFLLTEDESTVIQIRKGKYKVGLKDQNPSDISEELGRAINDCLSISSSESSSIFRLEDVSKHSDIRVDEDDEDCRRGKEAAQQMMRLLENKDLTKIKESFLPCQGKLWHQWCQKNKELHRPQGNELEIERSKKQTEMKTIRELQHESDISEFIKCFIKEINSSDSSDKKIYFLKWIRIYLDEYTSADLSTLHHKYNKTWLRVLKMTENNEQSMASNMTHEQTQLDRISKELQAATFGLEHILREIGQIYESCSSVKKNKEGLQFHFSSLPSLAAEMMISGFPLELMDGDAAHVPLVWISAVLDELKEKLGDQRVFVLSVLGVQSTGKSTMLNAMFGLQFAVSAGRCTRGAFMQLVRVSEEMKEQLKFDYILVVDTEGLRALELAGRSTRHHDNEMATFVVGLGQLTLINIFGENPSEMQDILQIVVQAFLRMKKVRLNPSCMFVHQNVSDVTAGEKNMEGRRRLLEKLDEMTKLAAKEEVCDEEKFSDVIHFDVQKDVKYFSQLWEGSPPMAPPNPNYCENIQELKESVISHASKSDGMTLADIKVRIQDLWEALLNERFVFSFRNSVEISAYKKLETEYCKWTWSLRSAMLETEHKLHNKIENEAIHEVDESNLQRELKEKREEVNQSMSDFFEKDKDKDILIKWKTSFELKIKDVQENIVRETKRKLNEILQQRDLKKKIDAQRIHHENTLFEMSKELALTLKDKAKDETILKKEFDNFWKECVKKISKDTPPFEDIYILRDVKQLLSEIYESAAVDHRKESRDIFSVPSYSDYIQLKKSSGFTGSVRNLYRGAKEKLGYALSNDDETQIRTLISDIAQETETIIMSFNIAKIGYNKSYIQQLIDYIKARVIEHEEGPMKCVFTNEFFMDLVFSICKRSNKTFTDQHEIFREANDPVFYFEKKSEEYFSVFQKYCKGASSAAVFGEIICQKLKDPIQQSVYKNTARDLADEMRTNCESLNGNRSKLEKHILKTLAEEENFNKYMNYIYYPRDHFKSFIRDEVSQYITDKFSVSVRPKMMKNIKLLQQKIMNAAHESTEHVQVNSGDVGTAHESTEHVQVNSGDVEAAHESTEHVQVNSGDVDLWLKCFTQKLSDVLIFSVKDFSGVSYDDVDDFNLLEDVIRKELPSVMSDISSICSTETFPGKLENKDRPDEILTDHLCQCCWVQCPFCAAVCTNTIENHPGDHSVPFHRVNGLNGCCYDGTESLSADFCTTLVATGKLFYTGHWFPCKLYRSAGDVYAKWSITPDFSELPYWKWFAYRFKKELETYYSKNFHCWAEISYEWEQYSKEDAIESLNKYI; from the coding sequence GGAATTCTGGAAGAGCTGTCAATATATTGTGCAAGATTGAATCAAAACAAAGGAAAAAGCATTCTggaaaaaactgtgaaaaaacaACTTTTTCACACATTCCACAAACTGAAAACTGCAGATGTTCTCCAGTTATCTGCACATTCATTAGAGTCTCATGAGTTCTGTGCTGAGGAGGAACTGGCTCAGACTTTCCTTCAAAAACTACTGATGATAAACTATAGAGCAAGACACATTAAAACTAAAGAGGCCAATGGACGGCAGGTCAGACAACAAAGAGACAATGGCTTATTTGAAGATGAGGGTGTTGCTGATATTTTCAGAGAAATGTCTTTGtctaatgaagaaataaacaggAAAGATGCTGTTCACCCGATGGATGTTCAGATGGCCGTGTTTCATTGTGCTGATGGTTTCCTAAAGCAGCTGATGGTGACTAAACTGTCACAGTGTCAGTATGCTCTGCCTCTGCTTGTACCTGATCCATTAACACAACACATTGACTTTCCTCTCTGGACATTCAGACAAATCAACAAGAGCTGGAAGATGAAAAACACCAACAATGAAATCATCAGTAAAGTCCAGTCAGTCTGTAAGGCACAAACTCCAATGGTGTGTTTCTTCAGGTTTGGCTCAGTGTCCTCATCCAAGTCTCAGCtgatgaacagtctgatcaatgAGAAACACAACACGTTCTTCCACAGGAACTGCCCAGGCAGCAGCAGAACCAGAGTACTGATGGATGGAGTGGTGGAGATCGCCTGGTACTGCCCGTCTggaaaaaacatggataaatttAACGACTGTGTTGCGTTCTGTAATCTACATGGAGATGCAGGAGACAATGAGAAACAGCTGCAGATCCTCATGGAAATGTCCTCAGTCAATGTTGCTATTTTACCAAAGATTGACAGAAATGATAGAAATGCAACAAAGATCCAAAACCTCTACTGTGACAAAAAGCCCACTATTTTCCTTCTAACTGAAGATGAGTCTACTGTAATTCAGATAAGAAAAGGAAAATACAAAGTAGGGTTGAAAGACCAAAATCCGTCTGACATTTCAGAAGAACTCGGAAGAGCTATAAATGATTGTCTCTCTATATCATCTTCAGAATCATCTTCCATTTTCAGACTTGAAGATGTGTCCAAACACTCAGATATCAGagtagatgaagatgatgaagactGCAGGAGAGGAAAAGAAGCAGCACAGCAGATGATGAGATTACTGGAGAATAAAGATCTGACAAAAATCAAAgaatcatttctgccctgtcagGGAAAACTGTGGCATCAGTGGTGTCAGAAGAACAAAGAACTGCATCGACCTCAAGGAAATGAACTAGAAATTGAaagaagtaaaaaacaaacagaaatgaagACAATTCGTGAGTTGCAACATGAATCTGACATCAGTGAGTTTATCaagtgctttattaaagaaattaaCTCTTCAGATTCTTCAGAtaagaaaatctattttcttaAATGGATCAGAATTTATCTGGATGAATACACATCAGCTGACCTTTCTACTTTGCATCACAAGTATAATAAAACATGGTTAAGAGTTTTAAAAATGACAGAGAACAATGAGCAATCAATGGCATCAAATAtgacacatgaacaaacacaacTTGACAGGATATCAAAAGAGCTTCAAGCTGCAACCTTTGGTTTGGAGCACATCCTGAGAGAGATCGGTCAGATCTATGAATCATGTTCATCTGTGAAGAAGAACAAGGAAGGTCTGCAGTTTCACTTCTCTTCTCTCCCGAGTCTTGCAGCAGAGATGATGATCTCTGGATTTCCTCTGGAGCTGATGGATGGAGATGCTGCTCATGTTCCTCTGGTCTGGATCTCTGCTGTTCTAGATGAACTCAAGGAGAAACTGGGAGACCAGAGAGTGTTTGTGCTGTCAGTTTTAGGGGTTCAGAGCACTGGTAAATCCACCATGCTGAATGCCATGTTTGGACTGCAGTTTGCCGTCAGTGCTGGCAGGTGCACCAGAGGAGCTTTCATGCAGCTGGTCAGAGTGTCAGAGGAGATGAAAGAACAGCTGAAGTTTGACTATATTCTGGTGGTTGATACTGAAGGACTTCGTGCTCTAGAACTGGCAGGAAGATCAACAAGACATCATGACAATGAAATGGCCACATTTGTTGTTGGTCTTGGGCAACTGACATTGATCAACATCTTTGGAGAAAACCCATCTGAGATGCAGGACATTCTTCAGATTGTTGTTCAGGCCTTCCTGAGGATGAAGAAGGTCAGACTGAATCCCAGCTGCATGTTTGTGCATCAGAATGTTTCAGACGTCACAGCTGGAGAGAAAAacatggagggaaggagacgacTGTTGGAGAAACTGGATGAAATGACAAAACTCGCTGCTAAAGAGGAAGTCTGTGATGAAGAAAAATTCAGTGATGTCATTCATTTTGATGTACAGAAGGACGTGAAATATTTTTCACAGCTGTGGGAGGGAAGCCCACCAATGGCACCACCAAACCCAAACTACTGTGAAAATATTCAAGAATTAAAGGAATCTGTTATTTCTCATGCATCTAAATCAGATGGCATGACACTGGCAGACATAAAAGTACGTATTCAAGATCTCTGGGAGGCTTTACTGAATGAACGATTTGTGTTCAGCTTCAGAAATTCTGTGGAGATTTCAGCATACAAGAAACTGGAGACAGAATACTGCAAGTGGACCTGGAGTCTCCGGAGTGCCATGCTGGAGACTGAACACAAGCTACACAACAAAATAGAAAATGAAGCAATTCATGAGGTTGATGAATCAAATCTACAAAGAGAATTAAAAGAAAAGCGAGAAGAAGTGAATCAGTCAATGTCAGATTTCTTTGAGAAAGACAAAGATAAAGACATTTTGATTAAGTGGAAAACTTCATTtgaattaaaaatcaaagatgttcAAGAAAACATTGTGAGAGAAACAAAGAGGAAATTAAATGAGATTCTTCAGCAGCGAGACCTGAAGAAAAAGATTGATGCTCAGAGAATACATCATGAAAACACTCTCTTTGAAATGAGCAAAGAACTTGCCTTAACACTCAAAGACAAAGCAAAGGATGAAACAATCCTGAAAAAAGAGTTTGATAATTTTTGGAAAGAGTGTGTTAAGAAGATCAGTAAAGATACTCCACCATTTGAAGACATTTATATATTAAGAGATGTGAAACAACTGCTCAGTGAGATCTATGAAAGTGCAGCTGTAGATCACAGAAAAGAGAGCAGGGATATTTTCTCAGTGCCGAGTTATTCAGATTATATACAGTTAAAGAAATCCAGTGGATTTACAGGATCTGTTAGAAATCTCTACAGAGGAGCTAAAGAGAAGCTTGGATATGCTCTGTCTAATGATGATGAAACACAAATAAGAACCTTAATCAGTGACATTGCTCAAGAGACAGAAACAATTATCATGTCATTTAACATTGCAAAGATCGGCTACAACAAAAGCTACATTCAACAACTGATAGATTACATCAAGGCAAGGGTAATAGAACATGAGGAAGGTCCCATGAAATGTGTGTTCACAAATGAATTCTTCATGGATTTGGTGTTTTCCATCTGTAAGAGATCAAACAAGACATTCACTGACCAACATGAAATATTCAGAGAAGCCAATGATCCTGTTTTCTACTTTGAAAAGAAGAGTGAAGAGTACTTCAGTGTTTTCCAGAAATATTGTAAAGGCGCATCATCAGCTGCTGTATTTGGTGAAATCATCTGTCAGAAACTGAAAGATCCCATTCAACAGAGTGTCTACAAAAACACTGCCAGAGATTTAGCAGATGAAATGAGAACAAACTGTGAATCACTGAATGGAAACAGATCAAAACTGGAGAAACACATCCTGAAGACACTGGCAGAAGAGGAGAACTTTAACAAATACATGAACTACATTTATTATCCCAGAGATCACTTCAAGAGTTTCATCAGAGATGAAGTCAGTCAGTACATCACTGATAAGTTCAGTGTCAGTGTTCGGCCCAAGATGATGAAGAACATTAAACTCCTGCAGCAGAAGATCATGAAcgcagctcatgaatctactgaacatgttcaagtgaacagtggagatgttggaacggctcatgaatctactgaacatgttcaagtgaacagtggagatgttgaagcagctcatgaatctactgaacatgttcaagtgaacagtggagatgttgattTGTGGTTGAAGTGTTTCACACAGAAGCTCTCAGATGTGCTGATATTCTCTGTTAAAGACTTCAGTGGAGTGAGTTATGATGATGTTGACGATTTCAACCTCCTAGAAGATGTGATCAGAAAAGAACTTCCTTCTGTAATGTCAGACATAAGTAGTATATGCAGTACTGAAACATTTCCAGGAAAGTTGGAAAATAAAGACAGGCCAGATGAGATTCTGACCGATCATTTGTGTCAGTGCTGTTGGGTTCAGTGTCCTTTCTGTGCAGCTGTCTGTACTAACACGATAGAAAATCATCCTGGAGATCACAGTGTCCCTTTCCATCGAGTCAATGGACTCAATGGGTGCTGTTACGATGGAACAGAGAGTCTCAGTGCAGATTTTTGCACAACATTAGTGGCAACTGGTAAACTATTTTATACAGGTCATTGGTTTCCATGCAAACTATACAGATCAGCTGGAGACGTTTATGCAAAGTGGAGTATCACTCCTGATTTCTCTGAGCTACCATACTGGAAGTGGTTTGCATACAGATTCAAGAAAGAGCTGGAAACGTACTATAGTAAAAATTTCCACTGTTGGGCTGAGATTTCATATGAATGGGAACAATACTCAAAAGAGGATGCTATTGAGagtttgaataaatacatttaa